In Nicotiana tabacum cultivar K326 chromosome 17, ASM71507v2, whole genome shotgun sequence, one DNA window encodes the following:
- the LOC107789774 gene encoding uncharacterized protein LOC107789774: MGRAPCCDKANVKRGPWSPEEDAKLKSYIQQHGTGGNWITLPQKVGLKRCGKSCRLRWLNYLRPNIKHGEFTEEEDNIICSLYLSIGSRWSIIAAQLPGRTDNDIKNYWNTKLKKKLLGKQRKDHRPRTGYHHNNKLEMMKENENFFANPDINAYYSWPPQSLLFSTLIAPQSDLAESSANTHNFQYSLDQVYFCQDQLCQSSTNQLASINPLNINTCDSSVTSSYYPSIINGVSNNSFQEYNNYVPVGLSDNVLNSTSSHSQQMDKSVLEMVNSRTISTTSPDISTGWEELSPLIVYPPSVSCSETQQEISPYYVLEESRYLGLLKQ, from the exons ATGGGTAGAGCTCCTTGCTGTGACAAAGCCAACGTGAAGAGAGGACCATGGTCACCTGAAGAAGATGCCAAGCTCAAGTCCTATATCCAGCAACATGGCACTGGTGGTAACTGGATCACCCTTCCTCAGAAAGTTG GTCTCAAGAGATGCGGGAAGAGTTGTCGGCTTAGATGGCTGAATTACCTCCGACCAAACATCAAGCACGGGGAGTTCACTGAGGAGGAAGACAACATAATATGCAGTCTCTATCTAAGTATTGGCAGCAG GTGGTCAATTATAGCTGCTCAATTACCTGGACGAACGGACAATGATATCAAGAACTACTGGAATACAAAGCTGAAGAAAAAACTACTAGGCAAACAGCGAAAGGATCATCGGCCTCGGACAGGATACCATCATAATAATAAGCTAGAGATGATGAAGGAAAACGAGAATTTCTTTGCTAATCCAGATATAAATGCATATTATTCTTGGCCTCCCCAATCACTACTATTCTCTACACTAATTGCTCCACAAAGTGACCTGGCAGAAAGCAGTGCAAACACCCACAATTTTCAGTATTCCCTTGATCAGGTTTATTTCTGCCAAGATCAACTGTGCCAAAGCTCGACAAATCAGCTTGCCTCTATTAATCCTCTTAATATCAATACATGTGATTCTTCAGTGACAAGCAGCTATTACCCCAGCATTATTAATGGAGTTAGCAACAACAGTTTCCAAGAGTATAATAATTACGTTCCCGTTGGCCTGTCCGATAACGTGCTTAACAGTACTTCTAGTCATTCTCAACAAATGGATAAAAGTGTATTGGAAATGGTCAATAGCCGCACTATTAGCACTACATCACCAGATATTAGTACAGGCTGGGAAGAGTTGAGCCCTTTAATTGTTTACCCTCCATCAGTATCCTGTTCTGAAACCCAGCAAGAAATATCACCCTATTATGTACTTGAAGAGTCAAGATACTTGGGGTTGTTGAAGCAGTGA